The genomic window AGGGATTTGAATGGGGATGGAGATACAGTTGACCAGGTAGATATATCAGATAGTGTAATATGGCAATATAAAGTAACATCAAAAACTTGGATGGGCTGGCGTGGACCTTATATTGAAGCACCGCCTTTGAGAATTGGGGAAACTTCGGGTCAAGAAAAATTAAGGGACGGTTGGGGAAATCCTTTTATTTTTGGTACGACTACTCCCGGAGATTTAATTGTATCTAGTCCCGGGGCAAATGGGGTAATAAATGCCGCAGATACGGGATTTAACGAAGATATAACGATGACTATAAAAAAGACAGAGTATATGGCTCCTGTGGCGGGAAGAGTAATAGACTATTCAGCACCTTCTAATGTGACTGTAATCATTTATGTCCCTATAAATGGCACTGAAACCCCCTTTGTGATTCCTACACCACCAGCCACAGATGGTATAGATGCTGGCGGCTACTTTCGGTTTGAACAGGATAATACAGGAAATGCCAATGGAAAATATGAGGGA from bacterium includes these protein-coding regions:
- a CDS encoding prepilin-type N-terminal cleavage/methylation domain-containing protein; this encodes MTKSGFTLIEVLVVLAILGFFIAMMAKVFTKQDDQRRFDETRVMMKEIKKAILGQEGAYANGQRQFAGYVADMGGLPDLVDENGNVDPNGQPKGLWTRDLNGDGDTVDQVDISDSVIWQYKVTSKTWMGWRGPYIEAPPLRIGETSGQEKLRDGWGNPFIFGTTTPGDLIVSSPGANGVINAADTGFNEDITMTIKKTEYMAPVAGRVIDYSAPSNVTVIIYVPINGTETPFVIPTPPATDGIDAGGYFRFEQDNTGNANGKYEGDIPVGLRSIVIIDSGYGSSTQRVFTVEPTGNWLGDIEIE